The Prunus dulcis chromosome 5, ALMONDv2, whole genome shotgun sequence genomic sequence AAGTGTGGTACAGATAAAGATGCACACCATAGTAAGAAATTAGCAAAATCTGCTTTGTTAGCATCTCGCATGGCAGCAAAAAAGTCTTCACAGGTTACAGCTTGTCCATCATGTCTCTTGAAGTAAAGATCCATGCCCTGAAATGGgggaaaataatataaattgaCTTTGCAAAATGGTCAACCTCAgaatatgaagtatatattgtaATCATTCAAGGCTTCTCAGTCTTACGTTTCGGAACCCTTGACTTCCAAGTAAAGTTTTGTACATCCTGACTACTTCAGCTCCCTGATAAAGTTGGGCCGTTAGAATAAACCACTGACACTAGCAATAGCTTTTGTGCACACGCGTACAagcacaaagagagagagagagagagagagagagagagagagacctttTCATACACCTGCCAGGAGAAAATGGAATAACAAAGGATAATTAGATATCTTCTCtacgattttaaaaaaacaaacaagagaTAAAAAGAATAGTTGCTAGTCCCTACCGTCACTGCAAGTAGAAGTTGGTGAAGGCCCAAAAGTAGAATCATTTCCAACATGGTTGCACAAGAAACCCAAATATCTCAATATTGAGAGCACAAATTCCtatgacaaccaaaaaaatgcaGCGACCTTTACAATAAACAAATTATTGGAGAAAGAAAACTTGCCTGTATAGAAGTTATCCATctgcaagaaagaaaaacaaaatgaatatgATTTGAAGGCAATAGTTAAAAAAGTACTAGAATATGATAACTATGAATGAGCTACCAAATAAAAGATCATATCTGACCTTGATGTAAGAATGTGGCCGCACAGGATGAGCCATGGGACCAGCATCCTAAAAGACCAGAAAACATATATCAGGACTTCAATTTGGCACATTAAACCACATCCTTAGAACATCAAATGCAAACCCGTGCTCAATGGATTCACAACTCAACTCCTAAGCTCATCAATAGCATgatataaaatagaaaatgtcGATTAGAAGttctaaaatttaaataaccaaaaaactgaaaaataaaaaaacctgtGGGAACTGATAATTTCTAAGTCTGGAAACATCAGAAATCCGCTTTACAGGGCGACTCCCCATATCAGATGAAAATTCCTGCATATTATGAATATCATAATGAGCAATAGTCCCCACGTCACAAGATAAAATCTAGAAATATACTCTTATCAGTTTATATGTGCCACTATGCCTTGGGGTAAAGATAAAAAGTTATACCTGATCACGGAAAACAGTCAGACCCTCCTTTAAGCTGAGCTGAAACCAATCACGACATGTCACTCTGCATATATGTTAAACATATTCTTGTATTAAAAATGGTTGTGGAAACCTAATGTGTGAACACACAACCCACTTTCAATAGATTACAGACTTcaatataaatatcaaatcagatattgagaaaaataattggATAACATGGACAGGTGAAGGATGtaaacagaaaaagggaaaCAAAGCACATAGGACAGGATGCATAttctccaaaaaaataatttgtaatGCTGGTATACAAACCAACCTGTTGCCAGTCCAGTTATGGAAAtactgaaaaacaaaaatggatagaaacaaaaattagcaTTAATTTGCTCTCTgccatcaaaatcaaaattgacaAAGCATGTTGCTTTGAGTCATTATTTTATAGATGTGAAAAACAAACCTCGTGGCCAATAACTCCCAAAATGGCTGCATAGTCTGCATCAGATGCAGTTTCCGGAGATGCCAACACAAGTCTGGAATTGAAGATCTGTAGAAATTTCTTCAATTGTTATAATTTGAAACAATAATATGGAACGCGGTCATTATCACAAAATTAGATTCTAAAAAGGAAACATACATTCAAACTCTTGTTTTCCATAGCTCCCCtgataatcaaataataaCCAAAAGTATCAGTGATTAAACAAAAGAATGAATCAAGTTAAAGAAACGAAAAAATTAGTCACTTTCcacaataaaattttgaattttagatGTCCGCATACTTGGTATTTTgtcagaaagaaaaataaaacatacaTGTTAAAATCTGGAACAGCCACAATGTTGAATAGATCCAGGTCATACTCAAGACCAAAAACCTAATAGAAAAATAGTCATGTGAGCAGAGCACAATAAACTTTGCAACCAATATCAATAAAAACTTTATATCAAAACCAATAATCTTTATAAACATAAAGAAACCCACATCCTCATCCCACTTCATAGCTGCCTTAAGTGAATACATGGCATGTGCAGTTTTTGGCACATCTTGAGCAGGGGTCCAAATCCTCAAAGCCACCTTTCGACCCGAACGAGTAACAAATGTGTCATCTCTGCTCTCAAGCTGTCCAGCAACCAAAGCAAACAAGTAGCAGGGTTTCTTGAAGGGATCCTCCCAAAGAGCAAAATGTTTATTACCCTGAACCAAAAGCACAAGATTACAATGAATAACAATTCAGTAAATATCCATGTACTGCACTTTTTAGTAAGTGATGCTCACCTCTAGGTCTCCCTGCTCTATGAGATTTCCATTGGACAACAACACTGGGTACAACGATTTATCAGCTTCTATGCGGCATGTATATTTTGCCATTATATCAGGACGGTCCTGTTCCAAATGAAATGCAATCAATACAGCAGAAGTTGATTGACATTTTACAACTGGACGACTGGAATATATAATCAATTTACCAACCTGGTAGAATGTAATTTTACGAAAACCCTCAGCTTCACACTGTGTACAGAAATTCCCGGATGACTTGTAAAGCCCCTACAGTAAAATTAATCTACAGtcagagaaaaataatacattttATCAGGCATAAAAATTGTAGATATGACAATGTGCACCTCTAATGATGTGTTCTTCTCAGGATATGTCTCTGTTAAAATTTCCAAAGTAAATGTACCACTAGGTAGTGATGTTAGTGTCAGATGGCGTGAATCCAAGCGATAATCCTCCTCCTATCATGGGGGAAAAAGCAATAAGCATGTAAATCATACCAATTctagaaagagagaaggggttaggaaaaaaagaaatcagccCATGGAATATTAATAAGACAGGAAAAGCATGCCCATGATCTCAAAATTCAGGTAAAATATCAACTAAAAGTGGCAACTTAAACTACTACTATTAAGAAGTAGCCTTTCTATGCATTTAATTAAGGAATAAGATCGAGTCAATGCTTGTATTTTTCAGAAAGCAACTATGAAACATTAAGCCGAGAACCAGAATGGCACAAAAGAAATTACATACTTTTAATTCCTTGCTGTTGATTCGAACTGAGAGTAACTTAAGATCTTGCCCATCAAGGACCAAAGGGGAAGAAGAGCCTGTaatacaaaataacaaaaatgtaTTAAATAGCAAAAAAAATGGCTAGGCATCCTTCTTCAAAATCATATGTAGCATAATGGAAAAGACAAGCAATGATCGATGTAGAGCATCACTCCAGAAGAAAGATAGAATTTTATGACGAGCAGAATAAATTTGTTCAAATGACCAAGAAGTTACCACAGTAACAATGACAGAGATTTTTTTTACCAATGAAATACTAAATGAGAAGAGTGATTATGGGACTACCTTCAACTCTGGGGAAGACAGCTATTTTTGAACTAACAATTGTCTTCTCCGCACCAAGcgaaaaattcaaatccacctGAAGTAGTAGCTCCATAAGTACACAGAAGTTCCGCATACAAAATATCAGAGAccaaaacaatatatagtaatttgatttaataaagTGTAGTATACCGAGTCAAAGTAGTAGTCAGGCAATTTGTAATCCTTCAAGAAGATTTCTTTTGGTGCACCCATTTTGGATTCTTCAACTTGCTCTGGCAAGGATTCTGTGGCAACTGAGCAGATTAGCCTCCTGCTCCCTTTTTTATCCGTCTGAAATGAGTTCTAGATTTGCACATAATTAAGAAAGTtataagaaagaaacaacTACAAGATTGGTATGGTGCATATTTATACTGGTACAACACAAAATACAAGGGCATAACACATACAAATATGAGTATGTGCAAAGAAATATCGGAACACATAAACAATTTCCAGTAAAAACATTTCAACTCACAGGAAATGAAGTACAAGGAAAGCGATAATTCCTTCGACACTTGACCTGAAAACCTCAGTTGATTAACAGAGTTCAGAATCCcttcatttgaattttaaagTTGATAGATAAAAGTCAGCACTGAAACATAATactttggaaaaaagaaatcacaGAAGTAACCAACGAAAAtagggggaaaaaaataacaaacctCTGAAGTAAGAAAGCGCCTGTATCTGGAAAGGCTTTTAGATGAATTCCCCAATAAGCTAACACGGCGTGTACATTGCAGCtgaaaagccaaaaaaaaacattcatataCAAGTGaaccaaggaaaaaaaatgatacTCACGCAATTTTCTAGACAACAATCATTTTCAATCTAGACCATTATAACATGCTCACTCGTGTGATTGTACAACACATGGATATGGCATTCTACACATCCTAAAGAGAATAATAAATAGCAGGCAGGAGATGAAGAGACAGCTAAAGTAAGGAtctgaattaaaaaataaagagcatAACCTAGTAACCCTCAAGAAGTGACACGACTGACAACCCTTTAACAGATTTTCTAGTCCAGATTTCAAATATGATAACGCGTTTAATTTGGAAATTGAGTAGAGTTTCTCGCACCAGTGAGACGGCTTGCAAGTTACGACCTTTTAATAGATTTTAACACACAGACGACTGATATACACACACTAATCACTATCATCGATTAAACAAATGGGATATAGGCAATCACAGGAGCAGATGAGATCAAACCAAACAGACTCGTCCTTACAACAGCAGAACTCGTGCATGGCAAAACCAACCGAGCCATTCAattcaaaatcccaaacaaaGCTACTCTAACACTGATCCTCTTGAATCCCAATAAGGGGTCGAAGTTCTAAACGAAAACCCAGATGCCCAAAACCCAATATAATCCACCAGAGGCTGCAAAGAGGCCTTTAAAACCCTAGATCAAAATAACACAGATGAAATAACAGAACCCATTTGCTCCTCCTTATAAAGGATATATGGATAATGCAAATTATGGACAccaaaattcaataaaataataaacaatacaaaaatacTCCTGGGTTCAAAGAAATCTGCAAACGATTGATAGAAGaactttgagagagaaattgaatagttTCATCTGCATTACCTTGTTTGATTTAATGATCAAAATCCAAAGGAAGGGGATTTAAAACAACCTGGGATACAGAACCAATGATACAGGTACCCCACAGAAGCTATTTATTATAGGACAGaacaaatattattatactaAATTACCTAATGTTTTGTGTAGAAATTTGATGATAaatcattttcctcttttttggcAAAAAACTATGATGTCCTATTGGCCAATGCTGGGCTGCATGACTGGGTTTagtatttttaatattatccCTTACTTTCGTGGGTTTGTTTGTGTTCGATAGTAACTGTATCACTTTTGTTGGGCTTTAATCATATGGCCCAAATCAAAAGGTTGGCTTCTgaatttaaccaaaaaatacaTCCAAAAATTTGATCAATACACCTACcgagtcattctatagtaaGGGCATTATCTAAGGCCTTTAGTTGAGGCTCTATCTCAAACTAACCAATTTAATCTAATGACTAACTAATTTGATCCAACAGTTAAAAACAAGGCCTCATCTAAGGACCTTAAGGcgccctcactatagaattctacTACACGTAACTACGGTcccaagtttttgtttttagaaaaaagatAGACCCAATCTCCAATATTGGATCTAGGTCAGGCCGCAGACTTATCAAGCTAAAAGGTGGTAAGGGAGTGCTACAATGAGGAAGTTGCGAGCGAAGAGGGTTGTGGGAGGGGTTAAATCCCACtattcaaaaagagagaaaatattaGACATAAACTTTTTTAAGGATTGAATGGTTGGATTGATCCAATGTCTACTTTAAAAAGCTGAAATTTTGGGCTTTGAAATGGGTTTATGCGAAAAGCCCAAAGATCAATGGTAATAAGGAGTTCTACAACTATGCACTTAT encodes the following:
- the LOC117627233 gene encoding puromycin-sensitive aminopeptidase isoform X3 — its product is MARLVLPCTSSAVVRTSLFGLISSAPLQCTRRVSLLGNSSKSLSRYRRFLTSENSFQTDKKGSRRLICSVATESLPEQVEESKMGAPKEIFLKDYKLPDYYFDSVDLNFSLGAEKTIVSSKIAVFPRVEGSSSPLVLDGQDLKLLSVRINSKELKEEDYRLDSRHLTLTSLPSGTFTLEILTETYPEKNTSLEGLYKSSGNFCTQCEAEGFRKITFYQDRPDIMAKYTCRIEADKSLYPVLLSNGNLIEQGDLEGNKHFALWEDPFKKPCYLFALVAGQLESRDDTFVTRSGRKVALRIWTPAQDVPKTAHAMYSLKAAMKWDEDVFGLEYDLDLFNIVAVPDFNMGAMENKSLNIFNSRLVLASPETASDADYAAILGVIGHEYFHNWTGNRVTCRDWFQLSLKEGLTVFRDQEFSSDMGSRPVKRISDVSRLRNYQFPQDAGPMAHPVRPHSYIKMDNFYTVTVYEKGAEVVRMYKTLLGSQGFRNGMDLYFKRHDGQAVTCEDFFAAMRDANKADFANFLLWYSQAGTPVVKVASSYNAEARTFSLKFSQEVPPTPGQPIKEPMFIPVAVGLLDSTGKEVPLSSVHHDGTLQSVANNGQPVYTTVLRVTEKVEEFVFSDVSERPIPSLLRGYSAPIRLETDLTDSDLFLLLAYDSDEFNRWEAGQVLARKLMLNLVADFQQNKPLVLNPKFVHGLRSILSDLSLDKEFVAKAITLPGEGEIMDMMEVADPDAVHAVRTFIRKQLAHELKAELLSTVENNRSTEEYVFDHPNLARRALKNIALAYLASLEDSRCTELVLNEYRSATNMTDQFAALAAIAQNPGKTRDDILADFYSKWQEDYLVVNKWFALQAMSDVPGNVENVRNLLSHPAFDLRNPNKVYSLIGGFCGSPVNFHAKDGSGYKFLGEIVMQLDKINPQVASRMVSAFSRFRRYDETRQNLAKAQLEKILSTNGLSENVFEIASKSLAT
- the LOC117627233 gene encoding puromycin-sensitive aminopeptidase isoform X2 — encoded protein: MARLVLPCTSSAVLQCTRRVSLLGNSSKSLSRYRRFLTSEVKCRRNYRFPCTSFPNSFQTDKKGSRRLICSVATESLPEQVEESKMGAPKEIFLKDYKLPDYYFDSVDLNFSLGAEKTIVSSKIAVFPRVEGSSSPLVLDGQDLKLLSVRINSKELKEEDYRLDSRHLTLTSLPSGTFTLEILTETYPEKNTSLEGLYKSSGNFCTQCEAEGFRKITFYQDRPDIMAKYTCRIEADKSLYPVLLSNGNLIEQGDLEGNKHFALWEDPFKKPCYLFALVAGQLESRDDTFVTRSGRKVALRIWTPAQDVPKTAHAMYSLKAAMKWDEDVFGLEYDLDLFNIVAVPDFNMGAMENKSLNIFNSRLVLASPETASDADYAAILGVIGHEYFHNWTGNRVTCRDWFQLSLKEGLTVFRDQEFSSDMGSRPVKRISDVSRLRNYQFPQDAGPMAHPVRPHSYIKMDNFYTVTVYEKGAEVVRMYKTLLGSQGFRNGMDLYFKRHDGQAVTCEDFFAAMRDANKADFANFLLWYSQAGTPVVKVASSYNAEARTFSLKFSQEVPPTPGQPIKEPMFIPVAVGLLDSTGKEVPLSSVHHDGTLQSVANNGQPVYTTVLRVTEKVEEFVFSDVSERPIPSLLRGYSAPIRLETDLTDSDLFLLLAYDSDEFNRWEAGQVLARKLMLNLVADFQQNKPLVLNPKFVHGLRSILSDLSLDKEFVAKAITLPGEGEIMDMMEVADPDAVHAVRTFIRKQLAHELKAELLSTVENNRSTEEYVFDHPNLARRALKNIALAYLASLEDSRCTELVLNEYRSATNMTDQFAALAAIAQNPGKTRDDILADFYSKWQEDYLVVNKWFALQAMSDVPGNVENVRNLLSHPAFDLRNPNKVYSLIGGFCGSPVNFHAKDGSGYKFLGEIVMQLDKINPQVASRMVSAFSRFRRYDETRQNLAKAQLEKILSTNGLSENVFEIASKSLAT
- the LOC117627233 gene encoding puromycin-sensitive aminopeptidase isoform X1 — protein: MARLVLPCTSSAVVRTSLFGLISSAPLQCTRRVSLLGNSSKSLSRYRRFLTSEVKCRRNYRFPCTSFPNSFQTDKKGSRRLICSVATESLPEQVEESKMGAPKEIFLKDYKLPDYYFDSVDLNFSLGAEKTIVSSKIAVFPRVEGSSSPLVLDGQDLKLLSVRINSKELKEEDYRLDSRHLTLTSLPSGTFTLEILTETYPEKNTSLEGLYKSSGNFCTQCEAEGFRKITFYQDRPDIMAKYTCRIEADKSLYPVLLSNGNLIEQGDLEGNKHFALWEDPFKKPCYLFALVAGQLESRDDTFVTRSGRKVALRIWTPAQDVPKTAHAMYSLKAAMKWDEDVFGLEYDLDLFNIVAVPDFNMGAMENKSLNIFNSRLVLASPETASDADYAAILGVIGHEYFHNWTGNRVTCRDWFQLSLKEGLTVFRDQEFSSDMGSRPVKRISDVSRLRNYQFPQDAGPMAHPVRPHSYIKMDNFYTVTVYEKGAEVVRMYKTLLGSQGFRNGMDLYFKRHDGQAVTCEDFFAAMRDANKADFANFLLWYSQAGTPVVKVASSYNAEARTFSLKFSQEVPPTPGQPIKEPMFIPVAVGLLDSTGKEVPLSSVHHDGTLQSVANNGQPVYTTVLRVTEKVEEFVFSDVSERPIPSLLRGYSAPIRLETDLTDSDLFLLLAYDSDEFNRWEAGQVLARKLMLNLVADFQQNKPLVLNPKFVHGLRSILSDLSLDKEFVAKAITLPGEGEIMDMMEVADPDAVHAVRTFIRKQLAHELKAELLSTVENNRSTEEYVFDHPNLARRALKNIALAYLASLEDSRCTELVLNEYRSATNMTDQFAALAAIAQNPGKTRDDILADFYSKWQEDYLVVNKWFALQAMSDVPGNVENVRNLLSHPAFDLRNPNKVYSLIGGFCGSPVNFHAKDGSGYKFLGEIVMQLDKINPQVASRMVSAFSRFRRYDETRQNLAKAQLEKILSTNGLSENVFEIASKSLAT